Proteins encoded in a region of the Phacochoerus africanus isolate WHEZ1 chromosome 8, ROS_Pafr_v1, whole genome shotgun sequence genome:
- the CTRC gene encoding chymotrypsin-C, whose translation MLGITVLAALLAYASSCGVPSFLPNLSARVVGGENAVPHSWPWQISLQYLSGDTWKHTCGGTLITSTHVLTAAHCISKSRTYRVALGKNNLEVEDEEGSLVVGVDSIFVHEKWNSLLIRNDIALIKLAEPVELSDTIQVSCLPEEGSLLPQDYPCYVTGWGRLWTNGPIAAELQQGLQPVVDHATCSQRDWWGSTVRDTMVCAGGDGVISACNGDSGGPLNCQAENGSWEVRGIVSFGSGLGCNTRKKPTVFTRVSAYIDWIDQKIQL comes from the exons ATGCTGGGCATCACGGTCCTTGCCGCGCTCCTGGCCTACG CCTCCAGCTGCGGGGTCCCCAGCTTCCTGCCCAACCTATCGGCCCGGGTGGTGGGAGGAGAAAACGCTGTTCCCCACAGCTGGCCCTGGCAG ATCTCCCTCCAGTACCTCAGCGGTGACACATGGAAGCACACCTGTGGCGGCACCTTGATCACCTCTACTCACGTCCTCACGGCTGCCCACTGCATCAG CAAATCCCGGACTTACCGCGTGGCCCTGGGGAAGAACAACCTGGAGGTGGAAGACGAGGAAGGCTCCCTGGTCGTGGGTGTGGATAGCATCTTTGTCCATGAGAAGTGGAACTCCTTGCTGATTCG CAATGACATTGCCCTTATCAAGCTGGCCGAGCCCGTGGAACTGAGTGACACTATCCAGGTGTCATGCCTGCCGGAGGAGGGCTCCTTGCTGCCTCAGGACTACCCCTGCTATGTCACTGGCTGGGGCCGCCTCTGGA CCAACGGCCCCATTGCCGCCGAGCTGCAGCAGGGCCTGCAGCCCGTGGTAGATCATGCCACCTGCTCCCAGAGAGACTGGTGGGGCAGCACAGTGAGGGACACCATGGTGTGTGCCGGGGGGGACGGCGTCATCTCAGCCTGCAAC GGGGACTCAGGCGGCCCGCTGAACTGCCAGGCCGAGAACGGCTCCTGGGAGGTGCGGGGCATCGTCAGCTTCGGCTCCGGGTTGGGCTGCAACACCCGCAAGAAGCCCACAGTCTTCACCCGAGTGTCCGCCTACATCGACTGGATCGACCAG AAAATCCAGCTGTGA